From a single Larimichthys crocea isolate SSNF chromosome XIII, L_crocea_2.0, whole genome shotgun sequence genomic region:
- the esrp1 gene encoding epithelial splicing regulatory protein 1 isoform X1 yields the protein MTAQVDYLVVFFTATSGASGELLGSDEKELVQLVWQLVDVKNKKLGKVNELLIKPDVSDLTDEKEEEDVVEDSVEEENGSKADCVYTATSLETALNLFHLQLTNEVNSAGAGTSVCLCTDGQLHIRQVIHPEAASKNILVPDCFYSFFDLRKEFKKHFPSSDLKTLNVHIMAESLSIPVDVPAMWDPSATLDPSAILPAEIAVQQVQIMASIVLALFSEPFCHVFTNQERVSEKFETGTCSKMEKVCDNTVIRARGLPWQSSDQDIARFFRGLNIAKGGAALCLNAQGRRNGEALVRFVSEEHRDLALQRHKHHMGNRYIEVYKATGEDFLKIAGGTSNEVAMFLSREDQIIVRMRGLPFTATHEQVLTFFSPGEGLKEMCPVSGGKDGILFVRYPDGRPTGDAFVLFACEEHAQCALRKHKEILGRRYIELFKSTAAEVQQVLNRYSSAPLIPVAPAPLVSMLPAVSLLPPPGTMRDCLRLRGLPYTASIEDILTFLGEFTHDIRPHGVHMVLNQQGRPSGDCFIQMTSAERALQASQRLHKHVMSSQRGSNSRYVEVFPCSAEEMGLVLMGGSLSHTHTHTHTRTRSGTGLSPPPCKSRRLSPPSYSFTPAPPVLPTDAAAALYPPMGQVLLTPRHLPPGHAYYPASAQLYMNYTAYYPSPPGSPTTVGFFPSPSSLSSPGGLVRMPGLTYNSNGVKDLINAVQGYQNPAESVSLLSSSLIGQSSGGDAPLMSLPALMTKPAGQYLDLTLL from the exons ATGACGGCGCAGGTAGACTACCTGGTGGTGTTTTTCACCGCCACATCTGGCGCGAGCGGAGAGCTACTGGGATCTGACGAGAAGGAGCTCGTGCAGTTGGTTTGGCAGCTCGTGGATGTAaagaacaaaaag TTGGGCAAGGTGAATGAGCTTCTCATTAAGCCTGACGTCTCAGACTTGACAgatgaaaaagaggaggaggatgtggtgGAGGACAGCGTGGAAGAGGAGAACGGATCCAAAGCAGATTGTGTCTACACAGCCACAAGTCTTGAGACAGCATTAAACTTG TTTCATCTACAACTGACTAACGAGGTGAACAGCGCGGGCGCAGgcacgtctgtgtgtttgtgtacagacgGGCAGCTCCATATCCGTCAAGTGATTCACCCCGAGGCCGCGAGCAAG AACATCCTGGTGCCTGACTGTTTCTACTCCTTCTTTGACCTTCGGAAAGAGTTCAAGAAGCACTTCCCCTCATCTGACCTCAAGACTTTGAACGTACACATCATGGCAGAGT CTCTTAGTATACCTGTTGATGTGCCCGCCATGTGGGATCCCTCAGCCACTCTGGATCCGTCAGCCATATTGCCTGCAGAAATAGCAGTACAGCAGGTCCAGATTATGGCCAGCATTGTCCTCGCCCTGTTTTCTGAGCCATTTT GCCACGTGTTTACTAACCAGGAGAGAGTTAGTGAGAAGTTTGAGACTGGCACTTG caGTAAGATGGAGAAAGTGTGCGACAACACGGTGATCAGAGCCAGAGGGTTGCCATGGCAGTCTTCTGACCAAGACATTGCTCGATTCTTCAGAGGACTCAACATTGCCAA aGGAGGGGCTGCATTGTGTCTTAATGCTCAGGGGAGGAGGAACGGAGAAGCTCTTGTTCGTTTTGTCAGTGAAGAACACAGAGATCTGGCACTGCAGAGACATAAACACCATATGGGCAACAGATACATAGAG GTTTACAAAGCAACAGGAGAGGACTTCCTGAAGATAGCAGGAG GTACCTCCAACGAGGTAGCAATGTTCCTGTCCCGCGAGGACCAGATCATAGTGAGGATGCGAGGTCTTCCTTTCACCGCCACACACGAGCAGGTGCTAACCTTCTTCTCCCCAGGGGAGGGCCTTAAAGAAATGTGCCCGGTCAGTGGCGGGAAGGATGGCATCCTATTTGTTCGCTATCCAGATGGCCGCCCCACTGGTGATGCCTTCGTTTTATTTGCCTGTGAGGAACACGCCCAGTGCGCCCTGAGGAAACACAAGGAAATCCTGGGGAGAAGATACATTGAGCTGTTTAAAAGTACAGCAGCAGAGGTCCAACAG GTGTTGAACCGGTACTCTTCGGCCCCTCTGATCCCTGTTGCCCCTGCCCCCTTGGTGTCAATGCTGCCCGCAGTGTCTCTCCTGCCCCCTCCTGGTACTATGAGGGACTGCCTGAGGCTGAGAGGGTTGCCATACACAGCGAGCATAGAAGACATCCTCACCTTCCTGGGCGAGTTTACACACGATATCAGACCACATGGTGTGCACATGGTCCTCAACCAGCAG GGTCGTCCGTCAGGTGACTGCTTCATCCAGATGACCTCAGCAGAACGGGCACTTCAGGCCTCACAGCGGCTCCACAAGCATGTGATGTCCAGCCAGCGTGGGTCCAACAGCCGTTACGTGGAGGTGTTCCCCTGCAGTGCAGAGGAGATGGGGCTAGTGCTGATGGGAGgctcgctctcacacacacatacacacacacacacccggaCCAGGAGTGGGACAGGGCTCAGCCCGCCGCCATGTAAGTCCAGAC gtTTATCTCCACCATCCTATTCCTTCactcctgctccacctgtcCTGCCgacagatgctgctgctgctctctacCCTCCCATGGGTCAGGTGTTGCTGACCCCACGTCACCTGCCACCAGGACATGCCTACTACCCCGCTTCAGCTCAGCTATACATGAATTACACAGCCTACTACCCCAG tcCACCTGGCTCACCTACCACTGTAGGTTTcttcccctccccctcatccctctcctctccaggggGGTTGGTGCGCATGCCGGGTCTGACCTACAACAGCAACGGAGTCAAAGACCTCATTAACGCAGTACAGGGATACCAG aATCCCGCAGAGTCCGTTTCTCTCCTGAGCAGCAGTCTGATTGGTCAGTCCAGTGGAGGTGATGCTCCTCTCATGTCCCTCCCTGCTCTCATGACCAAGCCAGCAGGGCAGTACCTGGACCTGACCCTGCTGTAG
- the esrp1 gene encoding epithelial splicing regulatory protein 1 isoform X3 yields MTAQVDYLVVFFTATSGASGELLGSDEKELVQLVWQLVDVKNKKLGKVNELLIKPDVSDLTDEKEEEDVVEDSVEEENGSKADCVYTATSLETALNLFHLQLTNEVNSAGAGTSVCLCTDGQLHIRQVIHPEAASKNILVPDCFYSFFDLRKEFKKHFPSSDLKTLNVHIMAESLSIPVDVPAMWDPSATLDPSAILPAEIAVQQVQIMASIVLALFSEPFCHVFTNQERVSEKFETGTCSKMEKVCDNTVIRARGLPWQSSDQDIARFFRGLNIAKGGAALCLNAQGRRNGEALVRFVSEEHRDLALQRHKHHMGNRYIEVYKATGEDFLKIAGGTSNEVAMFLSREDQIIVRMRGLPFTATHEQVLTFFSPGEGLKEMCPVSGGKDGILFVRYPDGRPTGDAFVLFACEEHAQCALRKHKEILGRRYIELFKSTAAEVQQVLNRYSSAPLIPVAPAPLVSMLPAVSLLPPPGTMRDCLRLRGLPYTASIEDILTFLGEFTHDIRPHGVHMVLNQQGRPSGDCFIQMTSAERALQASQRLHKHVMSSQRGSNSRYVEVFPCSAEEMGLVLMGGSLSHTHTHTHTRTRSGTGLSPPPCKSRRLSPPSYSFTPAPPVLPTDAAAALYPPMGQVLLTPRHLPPGHAYYPASAQLYMNYTAYYPSPPGSPTTVGFFPSPSSLSSPGGLVRMPGLTYNSNGVKDLINAVQGYQYAPEDALMHAHGHVHAHDPSGTLLTQPKEWVCI; encoded by the exons ATGACGGCGCAGGTAGACTACCTGGTGGTGTTTTTCACCGCCACATCTGGCGCGAGCGGAGAGCTACTGGGATCTGACGAGAAGGAGCTCGTGCAGTTGGTTTGGCAGCTCGTGGATGTAaagaacaaaaag TTGGGCAAGGTGAATGAGCTTCTCATTAAGCCTGACGTCTCAGACTTGACAgatgaaaaagaggaggaggatgtggtgGAGGACAGCGTGGAAGAGGAGAACGGATCCAAAGCAGATTGTGTCTACACAGCCACAAGTCTTGAGACAGCATTAAACTTG TTTCATCTACAACTGACTAACGAGGTGAACAGCGCGGGCGCAGgcacgtctgtgtgtttgtgtacagacgGGCAGCTCCATATCCGTCAAGTGATTCACCCCGAGGCCGCGAGCAAG AACATCCTGGTGCCTGACTGTTTCTACTCCTTCTTTGACCTTCGGAAAGAGTTCAAGAAGCACTTCCCCTCATCTGACCTCAAGACTTTGAACGTACACATCATGGCAGAGT CTCTTAGTATACCTGTTGATGTGCCCGCCATGTGGGATCCCTCAGCCACTCTGGATCCGTCAGCCATATTGCCTGCAGAAATAGCAGTACAGCAGGTCCAGATTATGGCCAGCATTGTCCTCGCCCTGTTTTCTGAGCCATTTT GCCACGTGTTTACTAACCAGGAGAGAGTTAGTGAGAAGTTTGAGACTGGCACTTG caGTAAGATGGAGAAAGTGTGCGACAACACGGTGATCAGAGCCAGAGGGTTGCCATGGCAGTCTTCTGACCAAGACATTGCTCGATTCTTCAGAGGACTCAACATTGCCAA aGGAGGGGCTGCATTGTGTCTTAATGCTCAGGGGAGGAGGAACGGAGAAGCTCTTGTTCGTTTTGTCAGTGAAGAACACAGAGATCTGGCACTGCAGAGACATAAACACCATATGGGCAACAGATACATAGAG GTTTACAAAGCAACAGGAGAGGACTTCCTGAAGATAGCAGGAG GTACCTCCAACGAGGTAGCAATGTTCCTGTCCCGCGAGGACCAGATCATAGTGAGGATGCGAGGTCTTCCTTTCACCGCCACACACGAGCAGGTGCTAACCTTCTTCTCCCCAGGGGAGGGCCTTAAAGAAATGTGCCCGGTCAGTGGCGGGAAGGATGGCATCCTATTTGTTCGCTATCCAGATGGCCGCCCCACTGGTGATGCCTTCGTTTTATTTGCCTGTGAGGAACACGCCCAGTGCGCCCTGAGGAAACACAAGGAAATCCTGGGGAGAAGATACATTGAGCTGTTTAAAAGTACAGCAGCAGAGGTCCAACAG GTGTTGAACCGGTACTCTTCGGCCCCTCTGATCCCTGTTGCCCCTGCCCCCTTGGTGTCAATGCTGCCCGCAGTGTCTCTCCTGCCCCCTCCTGGTACTATGAGGGACTGCCTGAGGCTGAGAGGGTTGCCATACACAGCGAGCATAGAAGACATCCTCACCTTCCTGGGCGAGTTTACACACGATATCAGACCACATGGTGTGCACATGGTCCTCAACCAGCAG GGTCGTCCGTCAGGTGACTGCTTCATCCAGATGACCTCAGCAGAACGGGCACTTCAGGCCTCACAGCGGCTCCACAAGCATGTGATGTCCAGCCAGCGTGGGTCCAACAGCCGTTACGTGGAGGTGTTCCCCTGCAGTGCAGAGGAGATGGGGCTAGTGCTGATGGGAGgctcgctctcacacacacatacacacacacacacccggaCCAGGAGTGGGACAGGGCTCAGCCCGCCGCCATGTAAGTCCAGAC gtTTATCTCCACCATCCTATTCCTTCactcctgctccacctgtcCTGCCgacagatgctgctgctgctctctacCCTCCCATGGGTCAGGTGTTGCTGACCCCACGTCACCTGCCACCAGGACATGCCTACTACCCCGCTTCAGCTCAGCTATACATGAATTACACAGCCTACTACCCCAG tcCACCTGGCTCACCTACCACTGTAGGTTTcttcccctccccctcatccctctcctctccaggggGGTTGGTGCGCATGCCGGGTCTGACCTACAACAGCAACGGAGTCAAAGACCTCATTAACGCAGTACAGGGATACCAG TATGCCCCAGAGGATGCTCTCATGCACGCCCACGGGCATGTGCACGCTCACGACCCATCCGGGACATTGCTTACACAGCCCAAAGAATGGGTGTGTATTTAA
- the esrp1 gene encoding epithelial splicing regulatory protein 1 isoform X2, with translation MTAQVDYLVVFFTATSGASGELLGSDEKELVQLVWQLVDVKNKKLGKVNELLIKPDVSDLTDEKEEEDVVEDSVEEENGSKADCVYTATSLETALNLFHLQLTNEVNSAGAGTSVCLCTDGQLHIRQVIHPEAASKNILVPDCFYSFFDLRKEFKKHFPSSDLKTLNVHIMAESLSIPVDVPAMWDPSATLDPSAILPAEIAVQQVQIMASIVLALFSEPFCHVFTNQERVSEKFETGTCSKMEKVCDNTVIRARGLPWQSSDQDIARFFRGLNIAKGGAALCLNAQGRRNGEALVRFVSEEHRDLALQRHKHHMGNRYIEVYKATGEDFLKIAGGTSNEVAMFLSREDQIIVRMRGLPFTATHEQVLTFFSPGEGLKEMCPVSGGKDGILFVRYPDGRPTGDAFVLFACEEHAQCALRKHKEILGRRYIELFKSTAAEVQQVLNRYSSAPLIPVAPAPLVSMLPAVSLLPPPGTMRDCLRLRGLPYTASIEDILTFLGEFTHDIRPHGVHMVLNQQGRPSGDCFIQMTSAERALQASQRLHKHVMSSQRGSNSRYVEVFPCSAEEMGLVLMGGSLSHTHTHTHTRTRSGTGLSPPPCLSPPSYSFTPAPPVLPTDAAAALYPPMGQVLLTPRHLPPGHAYYPASAQLYMNYTAYYPSPPGSPTTVGFFPSPSSLSSPGGLVRMPGLTYNSNGVKDLINAVQGYQNPAESVSLLSSSLIGQSSGGDAPLMSLPALMTKPAGQYLDLTLL, from the exons ATGACGGCGCAGGTAGACTACCTGGTGGTGTTTTTCACCGCCACATCTGGCGCGAGCGGAGAGCTACTGGGATCTGACGAGAAGGAGCTCGTGCAGTTGGTTTGGCAGCTCGTGGATGTAaagaacaaaaag TTGGGCAAGGTGAATGAGCTTCTCATTAAGCCTGACGTCTCAGACTTGACAgatgaaaaagaggaggaggatgtggtgGAGGACAGCGTGGAAGAGGAGAACGGATCCAAAGCAGATTGTGTCTACACAGCCACAAGTCTTGAGACAGCATTAAACTTG TTTCATCTACAACTGACTAACGAGGTGAACAGCGCGGGCGCAGgcacgtctgtgtgtttgtgtacagacgGGCAGCTCCATATCCGTCAAGTGATTCACCCCGAGGCCGCGAGCAAG AACATCCTGGTGCCTGACTGTTTCTACTCCTTCTTTGACCTTCGGAAAGAGTTCAAGAAGCACTTCCCCTCATCTGACCTCAAGACTTTGAACGTACACATCATGGCAGAGT CTCTTAGTATACCTGTTGATGTGCCCGCCATGTGGGATCCCTCAGCCACTCTGGATCCGTCAGCCATATTGCCTGCAGAAATAGCAGTACAGCAGGTCCAGATTATGGCCAGCATTGTCCTCGCCCTGTTTTCTGAGCCATTTT GCCACGTGTTTACTAACCAGGAGAGAGTTAGTGAGAAGTTTGAGACTGGCACTTG caGTAAGATGGAGAAAGTGTGCGACAACACGGTGATCAGAGCCAGAGGGTTGCCATGGCAGTCTTCTGACCAAGACATTGCTCGATTCTTCAGAGGACTCAACATTGCCAA aGGAGGGGCTGCATTGTGTCTTAATGCTCAGGGGAGGAGGAACGGAGAAGCTCTTGTTCGTTTTGTCAGTGAAGAACACAGAGATCTGGCACTGCAGAGACATAAACACCATATGGGCAACAGATACATAGAG GTTTACAAAGCAACAGGAGAGGACTTCCTGAAGATAGCAGGAG GTACCTCCAACGAGGTAGCAATGTTCCTGTCCCGCGAGGACCAGATCATAGTGAGGATGCGAGGTCTTCCTTTCACCGCCACACACGAGCAGGTGCTAACCTTCTTCTCCCCAGGGGAGGGCCTTAAAGAAATGTGCCCGGTCAGTGGCGGGAAGGATGGCATCCTATTTGTTCGCTATCCAGATGGCCGCCCCACTGGTGATGCCTTCGTTTTATTTGCCTGTGAGGAACACGCCCAGTGCGCCCTGAGGAAACACAAGGAAATCCTGGGGAGAAGATACATTGAGCTGTTTAAAAGTACAGCAGCAGAGGTCCAACAG GTGTTGAACCGGTACTCTTCGGCCCCTCTGATCCCTGTTGCCCCTGCCCCCTTGGTGTCAATGCTGCCCGCAGTGTCTCTCCTGCCCCCTCCTGGTACTATGAGGGACTGCCTGAGGCTGAGAGGGTTGCCATACACAGCGAGCATAGAAGACATCCTCACCTTCCTGGGCGAGTTTACACACGATATCAGACCACATGGTGTGCACATGGTCCTCAACCAGCAG GGTCGTCCGTCAGGTGACTGCTTCATCCAGATGACCTCAGCAGAACGGGCACTTCAGGCCTCACAGCGGCTCCACAAGCATGTGATGTCCAGCCAGCGTGGGTCCAACAGCCGTTACGTGGAGGTGTTCCCCTGCAGTGCAGAGGAGATGGGGCTAGTGCTGATGGGAGgctcgctctcacacacacatacacacacacacacccggaCCAGGAGTGGGACAGGGCTCAGCCCGCCGCCAT gtTTATCTCCACCATCCTATTCCTTCactcctgctccacctgtcCTGCCgacagatgctgctgctgctctctacCCTCCCATGGGTCAGGTGTTGCTGACCCCACGTCACCTGCCACCAGGACATGCCTACTACCCCGCTTCAGCTCAGCTATACATGAATTACACAGCCTACTACCCCAG tcCACCTGGCTCACCTACCACTGTAGGTTTcttcccctccccctcatccctctcctctccaggggGGTTGGTGCGCATGCCGGGTCTGACCTACAACAGCAACGGAGTCAAAGACCTCATTAACGCAGTACAGGGATACCAG aATCCCGCAGAGTCCGTTTCTCTCCTGAGCAGCAGTCTGATTGGTCAGTCCAGTGGAGGTGATGCTCCTCTCATGTCCCTCCCTGCTCTCATGACCAAGCCAGCAGGGCAGTACCTGGACCTGACCCTGCTGTAG